One Benincasa hispida cultivar B227 chromosome 5, ASM972705v1, whole genome shotgun sequence genomic window carries:
- the LOC120078379 gene encoding beta-galactosidase 13-like, whose product MAVHREMLVLFILSMLAFSITVHGHGGNNTGVTYDARSLIINGKRELLFSGSIHYPRSTPEMWPDILDKARRGGLNVIQTYVFWNIHEPVEGQFNFEGNYDLVKFIKLIAEKKMYVTLRVGPFIQAEWNHGGLPYWLREKQNIIFRSYNSQFKHYMKKYVTMVTDMMKENKLFASQGGPIILAQIENEYNHVQLAYDELGVQYVQWAANMAVGLEVGVPWIMCKQKDAPDPVINTCNGRHCGDTFTGPNKPYKPALWTENWTAQYRVFGDPPSQRSAEDIAFSVARFFSKNGSLVNYYMYHGGTNFGRTSAVFTTTRYYDEAPLDEFGLQREPKWGHLRDVHKALNLCKKPLLWGTPGTQVMGKGLEARFYEKPGTNICAAFLANNDTKSAQTITFRGREYLLPPRSISILPDCKTVVYNTQTIVSQHNARNFIPSKVASNLKWKMSSEPIPTVQQVPVNNKIPLELYSLLKDTTDYGWYTTSIELDKEDVSKRPDILPVLRIASLGHAILVFVNGEYIGTAHGSHEEKNFVFQKSVPFRAGINNIALLGMTVGLPDSGAYMEHRFAGPRSITILGLNTGTLDISKNGWGHQVGLNGEKVKAFTQGGSHRVDWSEIKEEKISLTWFKTYFDAPEGNDPVAIRMNGMGKGQIWVNGKSIGRYWMSYLSPLKVPTQSEYHIPRTFIKPSKNLLVILEEEDRTPEKVEIVLVNRDTICSFITQYHPPNVKSWERKDKQFRAVVDDLKTGAHLRCPHEKKITSIEFASYGDPSGVCGSYQHGKCHSSSQAQKLVEQHCLGKENCSVPMDAFNNFKNECDEKTLAIQAKCSA is encoded by the exons ATGGCGGTTCATAGAGAGATGCTTGTTCTTTTCATTCTTTCCATGCTAGCTTTTAGTATTACTGTTCATGGTCATGGCGGTAATAATACGGGTGTTACTTATGATGCTAGATCGCTTATCATTAATGGTAAAAGAGAGCTTCTATTCTCTGGTTCCATTCATTATCCGAGAAGTACTCCAGAG ATGTGGCCAGATATTCTAGACAAGGCAAGACGTGGAGGTTTGAATgtgattcagacttatgttttTTGGAATATTCATGAGCCTGTCGAAGGCCAG TTTAATTTCGAAGGAAATTATGATTTAGTGAAATTTATCAAGCTCATTGCTGAAAAAAAGATGTATGTGACTTTAAGGGTTGGACCCTTCATCCAAGCTGAATGGAACCATGG AGGACTTCCATATTGGCtcagagaaaaacaaaacattatTTTTCGTTCATATAACTCACAATTCAAG cATTACATGAAAAAATATGTAACAATGGTCACAGACATGATGAAGGAAAATAAACTTTTTGCTTCTCAAGGAGGACCAATCATTTTAGCTCAG ATTGAAAATGAATATAACCATGTTCAACTTGCATATGATGAGCTTGGTGTCCAATACGTCCAGTGGGCAGCAAATATGGCAGTTGGATTGGAGGTTGGAGTTCCATGGATCATGTGCAAGCAAAAGGATGCTCCTGATCCAGTT ATCAATACCTGCAATGGAAGGCACTGCGGAGATACTTTTACAGGACCCAACAAACCCTATAAGCCTGCGCTGTGGACTGAGAATTGGACTGCTCA GTACAGAGTATTTGGCGATCCACCTTCACAAAGATCAGCAGAAGATATTGCATTTTCGGTTGCTCGATTCTTCTCCAAGAATGGTAGTTTGGTCAACTATTATATG TACCATGGTGGAACAAACTTCGGTAGAACAAGTGCTGTCTTTACAACAACTAGGTACTATGATGAAGCACCACTCGACGAATTTG GCTTGCAAAGGGAACCGAAATGGGGTCATCTAAGAGACGTGCACAAGGCATTGAATTTGTGCAAGAAACCTCTCCTCTGGGGAACTCCTGGAACCCAAGTGATGGGCAAGGGTTTAGAG GCTCGCTTTTATGAGAAGCCAGGAACTAATATTTGTGCTGCTTTCTTGGCCAATAATGACACAAAGAGTGCACAAACTATTACCTTCAGAGGACGGGAATATCTTCTTCCACCTCGATCAATTAGCATACTTCCTGACTGTAAAACTGTTGTCTACAACACTCAGACG atTGTATCACAACACAATGCCAGGAACTTTATCCCATCAAAGGTTGCAAGCAATTTGAAGTGGAAAATGTCGAGTGAACCCATTCCAACTGTTCAGCAAGTACCAGTAAATAACAAGATACCATTAGAGCTCTACTCCTTACTTAAGGACACCACAGATTACGGATGGTATACCACTAG CATCGAGTTGGACAAAGAAGACGTATCAAAGCGCCCTGATATCCTACCAGTGTTACGTATTGCAAGTCTTGGTCATGCTATACTTGTATTCGTCAATGGTGAATACATCG GAACGGCACATGGCTCTCACGAAGAGAAAAACTTTGTTTTCCAAAAATCAGTGCCCTTCAGGGCTGGAATTAATAACATTGCCCTACTAGGCATGACAGTGGGACTTCCA GATAGTGGAGCATACATGGAACACAGATTTGCAGGACCTCGATCTATAACAATCCTTGGTTTGAATACTGGAACACttgatatttctaaaaatggCTGGGGACACCAG GTTGGTTTGAATGGAGAAAAAGTTAAAGCTTTCACTCAAGGAGGATCACATCGAGTTGACTGGAGCGAAATCAAGGAAGAAAAAATTTCTCTCACATGGTTCAAG ACATATTTTGATGCTCCAGAAGGAAATGATCCTGTGGCTATTAGAATGAATGGAATGGGGAAGGGACAGATTTGGGTGAATGGTAAAAGCATCGGTCGATATTGGATGTCCTACTTATCCCCTCTAAAAGTGCCAACTCAATCAGA GTACCACATTCCAAGAACCTTCATAAAGCCATCAAAAAATCTACTAGTAATATTGGAAGAAGAGGATCGCACACCTGAAAAGGTCGAAATAGTACTCGTGAACAGAGACACAATTTGCAGCTTCATTACCCAATATCATCCACCAAATGTCAAGTCTTGGGAAAGGAAAGACAAGCAATTCAGAGCTGTAGTAGATGACCTGAAAACAGGTGCCCACCTCCGGTGTCCCCACGAAAAAAAGATCACCTCCATTGAATTTGCAAGCTACGGTGATCCTTCTGGTGTTTGTGGAAGCTATCAACATGGGAAATGCCACTCATCGTCTCAGGCACAAAAACTCGTTGAACAG catTGTTTGGGTAAAGAAAATTGTTCAGTGCCAATGGATGCATTCAACAACTTCAAGAATGAATGTGATGAGAAGACACTAGCAATACAAGCAAAATGCAGTGCTTAG